The sequence ACCGCAGCCTTGCGCTTCCAGTTAGCTTTACGCTGATCGCGTTTGGATTTTGATGTTTTCTTCTTAGGAACAGCCATGATAGTCAGTTAGGCGATTTTTGACAATCCTTTTATTGTATGCCATTCGCTAAGTGGTTAGGCCGAAAATATGACTTCTACGGTAATGGGCTTTAACGACTGCTCGAAGGTAACGTATTGCTTGTCCCAGGTAGCTGGGCAGGTTGTTGACCTGCCGGAGGAGAACTTCCCTGGCCTGGAGATTGCTGACCTGCCGGAGGAGAACTTCCCTGGCCTGGAGATTGCTGGCCTGCCGGAGGAGAACTTCCCTGGCCTGGAGATTGCTGACCTGCCGGAGGAGAAGTCTGGCCTGGGCTAGCGTTACCAGGCTGCTGACCAGGGTTAGCATTACCGTTACCAGGCTGCTGGCCAGGGTTAGCATTACCGTTACCAGGTTGCTGACCAGGGTTAGCATTACCGGGTGGCAAATTTGGAAGAGTATTGCCCGATGGCTGAGGAAGGGGGGCCACTGGGACAAGTGGTTCAGCCCCGCGATTGCGGGCTGGCGCTTGTCCTGGCGGAGGCGTTGTTGTGGCGGGCGGCTGCGCTGGAGCGGTTGGAGTTGCAGGCTGGCCACCGGGGGACGCAATGGTTTCCTCAAACTTAAGTAAAGATTTAGCATTGGGGAAGTATTTTGCCCAGCTTTGGGGGTCGGGGCGACTTCTCCAAGCTTGCCGACTGACTTGCAAAGCCATTATCGGGGCGATCGCGCCCTCCTGATTTTGTGCAAGTACGGTTACAGCAACATCGGTTACTAATATGTCTCGGTCGAAGCTGCGCTGTGCTGCTGCTCTGGCGATCGCCTCTGCCCGACGCAGCATGGTTTCATATGATTCACCAGGCTGACGGTTTATAGCAACATTTGACCTCGCGGTATAGGCTGTGGCTATATTCGGTGCGATCGCGCTTTCTATAACCCAAGAGACTCCTCCCAAACCCAGGACAGCCACTAAACTCGCAGGCGCTATGCGTGAAATTGCTGCTCTGGACATCAGCCTTGCCGCCTGCAAACCAATAGCTAACATTCGCTGGAAATTTGTTGAATTAGATTCCCGCATGGTGGCAACTTGCTCCCTGGTTACAGCCTGTAATTACCAGATTTTTAATATTTATTATCCAAGACTTAGGCATTTTGCTTTAGGCTGACACCAGGAAATCGTTTTTTCTACAACAGACGCTATTTGCCGCGCCCTTTTTAGAAAATACGCGATTTTGCTTGCCTTTGAGACAGGAGTAAATACAATCCCTAATACTAAAATTAGCCTTGATGTAAAGCCAAAATGCTTTATTCCTATTATGCTTAAAGATAATCTTCCTTCCGAGGGATTAAATCACCCTAATGGCGGAAAATATCCTTAAACTGTAGACTGATTTTGGCTACGAGAAACTCGCTTTTAACCAAAATTGGGCAGTGGCAACAGCGAGTGCTATCCACTTTGGCTTGTAGATGGTATTTTGGTGACACATGCTAAAAGCGTGAGGCGCTTTAGCTATGAGGCGAGCATAGTGAATTAACAACTTGCCACCAAGCTAAGAACTCTGTATTGACAGATGGACACCGATTATGGCTAACCAGGCTTGCATTGCAATTGGCATAAATCAATATCAGTTTTTCCAGCCTTTGGGCTATGCCCAAGCAGATGCACAGGCGGTGTGGCAGTTTCTAGTTGAAGAAGCTGGCTGGCCGCAGGATCGGTGTCTGCTGTTAACAGACACATCACCACCAACGGGCGCTCGCTCAACAATACCCACCAAGGAAAACATTTTGGGTGTTGTTGAGAATTTTGCCTATGAGTCGGTCATTGCGGGAGATTTGCTCTGGGTATTTTTCAGCGGCTACGGGGTGACTCTCGAAGGAGAGGATTACTTAATGCCCATAGATGGCAACCCAGCCTCTATTCCGGAAACAGGGATACCAGTGCGATCGCTGTTTGAGCCGCTCAAAGATCGAGGCGCGTCACCAGTGTTGGTGTTTCTAGATATAAACCGCAGCCAAAGCGCTCAAGTGGGTGTGGCGGTTGGGGCGCAGACAGTAGATTTGGCGACCAAGCTAGGAATTAGCACCATCCTTTCGTGTCAACTAGACCAGTTTTCCCACGAGGCTGCCTCTCTGGGGCACGGATTGTTTACAGTGGGACTGCTAGAAGCGCTGCGCGAAAATTCACAAATCACTCTGGCAAGTCTAGAAAGAGCGCTGCGCGATCGCGTGCCGAGTTTAAGCGAACACCACTGGCAACCCATTCAAACCCCTTTGATCGTGGCATCTTCCCCAGAAGCCAGCGAACAGCTTATTTTGTACCCTCCTCACAACATAGAAGAGGTTAACAACGGGGAAAATCCTTTCATTTACCAAGCAGATGCCGTCGGTGATAGTGCGGCTGGTGCAAACAACTCTCATATATCGTCGGTGCTAATCGCCGAGGCACCGCAGACATCAAACAGGACGATTGCAGTGACCAACGGACAACAACCAACCAACCCCAACAACCAGAGTGGCGAGACAGAACCCAAGCCCCCGGCATCGGTTCCCCCAGCCGCCGAGACAAAGCCCGCACCAGAAACCGATGACACCCCGACTTGGACAGAGACGTTAGTTTGGGCCGGGGGTGCGGCGCTGTTAATACTGTTGATGATCGGTGGAGTATTTCTTCGCAACCAGGAAGCCTTTATCGGCGGGTTGAAGCCGCAACCAGGGGCAAATCGGACAGCAGTAAATA is a genomic window of Microcoleus sp. FACHB-831 containing:
- a CDS encoding caspase family protein, with product MANQACIAIGINQYQFFQPLGYAQADAQAVWQFLVEEAGWPQDRCLLLTDTSPPTGARSTIPTKENILGVVENFAYESVIAGDLLWVFFSGYGVTLEGEDYLMPIDGNPASIPETGIPVRSLFEPLKDRGASPVLVFLDINRSQSAQVGVAVGAQTVDLATKLGISTILSCQLDQFSHEAASLGHGLFTVGLLEALRENSQITLASLERALRDRVPSLSEHHWQPIQTPLIVASSPEASEQLILYPPHNIEEVNNGENPFIYQADAVGDSAAGANNSHISSVLIAEAPQTSNRTIAVTNGQQPTNPNNQSGETEPKPPASVPPAAETKPAPETDDTPTWTETLVWAGGAALLILLMIGGVFLRNQEAFIGGLKPQPGANRTAVNKASTTTAKEDKKPQASSEAKKPTKQVGASTLQAVKPSKQTTTKATSVASKPPAAQNKAAGQANKSALDKARSLIKPNQASGYSQAIVIAQKIPSKDPQYNQAKKEIDGWSQKILDIANARAKQGNYTEAVSAAQLVPTNVNVSGKAKDAIQDWKEQANQQRTNQTVLRAAKGLIRPNQASSYSDAIATASKIQQGEAGYGEAQKVMGEWSKTIYQLAQSRASKGQFKEAIQTASLVPENTTSYQESQKAIALWKGKTKK